A region of the Streptomyces durocortorensis genome:
GCGGCTCGCTGTACGTGCGCTTCAGCAGGTGCTGGGCCAGCGGCTCGATCCACTCGGGTTCGACCTTGGCATTGACCCGCGCCCACAGCCGGGAGGTCTCCACGAGCTCCGCCGACATCACGAACCGGGGCTGCTTCTTGAACAGCGCCGACCCCGGGAAGATCGCGAACTTGGCGCTGCGCGCGCCCAGGTACTCGTTCTTCTCGGTGTCCTTCAGCCCGATGTGCGACAGCAGTCCGGCCAGCAGCGAGGTGTGCACCGCCTGCTCGGGAACGCCCTCGTCGGCCTTGGGCTCCTCGACGGTGATGCCCATCTGCCTGGCCACCGTACGCAGCTGCGCGTAGATGTCCTGCCACTCGCGGATGCGCAGGAAGTTCAGGTACTCCTGCTTGCACATCCGGCGGAACGAGGACGAGCCGCGCTCCTTCTGCTGCTCGCGGACGTAACGCCACAGGTTCAGATACGCCAGGAAGTCGGACGTCTCGTCCTTGAACCGCGCGTGCTGCTGGTCGGCCTGCGTCTGCTTCTCCGAGGGCCGCTCGCGCGGGTCCTGGATGGAGAGCGCGGCGGCGATGACCATGACCTCGCGGGCGCAGCCGTTGCGGTCGGCCTCGATGACCATGCGGGCCAGGCGCGGGTCGACGGGGAGCTGGGAGAGCTTGCGGCCGAGCGGGGTGAGCCGCTTCTTCGGATCCTTCTCCGCCGGATCCAGCGCCCCGAGCTCCTGGAGGAGCTGGACGCCGTCGCGGATGTTGCGGTGGTCCGGCGGGTCGATGAAGGGGAACTTCTCGATGTCACCGAGCCCGGCCGCGGTCATCTGGAGGATGACGGAGGCCAGGTTGGTCCGCAGGATCTCCGGGTCGGTGAACTCCGGCCGGGTGACGAAGTCGTCCTCCGAGTACAGCCGGATGCAGATGCCGTCCGACGTACGGCCGCAGCGGCCCTTGCGCTGGTTGGCGCTGGCCTGGGAGATCCGCTCGATCGGCAGCCGCTGGACCTTGGTGCGGTGGCTGTAGCGGGAGATGCGGGCGTTGCCCGGGTCGATCACGTACTTGATGCCGGGGACGGTCAGCGAGGTCTCGGCGACGTTCGTGGCGAGGACGATGCGGCGTCCCGTGTGGCGCTGGAAGACGCGGTGCTGCTCGGCGTGCGAGAGGCGTGCGTAGAGGGGGAGCACCTCGGTATGCCTGAGGTTCCGCTTGTTCAGCGCGTCCGCAGTGTCCCGGATCTCGCGCTCACCGGAGAGGAAGACCAGGACGTCGCCGGGGGCCTCGTGGCCCAGTTCGTCGACGGCGTCGCAGATCGCGGTGATCTGGTCGCGGTCGGAGTCCTCTGTGTCTTCGTCGGCCCCCTCCAGCAGTGGCCGGTAGCGGACCTCGACGGGGTACGTCCGCCCGCTGACCTCCACGATCGGCGCCTCGCCGAAGTGGCGCGCGAACCGCTCCGGGTCGATGGTCGCCGAGGTGATGACGACCTTCAGATCCGGACGCTTCGGCAGCAGCCGGGCCAGATAGCCGAGCAGGAAGTCGATGTTCAGCGACCGCTCGTGCGCCTCGTCGATGATGATCGTGTCGTACGCCAGCAGCTCGCGGTCCGTCTGGATCTCGGCGAGCAGGATGCCGTCCGTCATCAGCTTCAGATACGTCGACTCCGGGTTCACCTGGTCGGTGAAGCGCACCTTCCAGCCGACGGTCTCGCCCAGCGGCGTCTTCAGCTCGTCCGCGACCCGCTCCGCGACCGTACGGGCGGCGATCCGGCGGGGCTGGGTGTGCCCGATCATGCCCCGGACCCCGCGCCCCAGCTCCATACAGATCTTGGGGATCTGCGTGGTCTTCCCGGAGCCGGTCTCACCGGCGACGATCACGACCTGGTGGTCGCGTATCGCCTCCAGGATCTCGTCCTTCTTCTGGCTGACCGGCAGCTCTTCCGGATACGAGAGGGCGGGCAGCCGGGCCGCGCGGGCCGCGAGCCGTTCGGCCGCCTTGTCCGCCTCGGCCGCGATCTCGTCCAGCACGGACTGGCGGGCCTCGGGCTTGCGGATGCGGCGCGCCCCTTCGAGGCGCCGGCCGAGCCGGTTCGCGTCGCGGAGCGAGAGCTGTGCGAGCTGGGACTGGAGATCGGCAAAGGAAGTAGACATACGAATCCCAGGATCTCACCCGGGCCCGGGCAGTGGCGACCTCATTTCGCGCGGACTGCGTCACGCGCCACGTACCATTTCGGGCAGTCGAACGCTCAGCCCACCCCGCTCCTGGCGCGAGAAAGGTCCGGTCCCGTGTCCCGTAGACAGTGGTGGAGCCTGGCGGCGCTGCTCGCGGTCGTCGTGGGGCTGCTGTGCGGGCCGGTGGGGGCGGTATCGGCGGCGGAGGACGCGGGGGGAGCCGGGGGAGCAGTCACGGTGACGGCCGCTCCGGCCGACGCCACGACCACTGCCACTGCCAGGGCCGACGCCACTGCCACTGCCACGGCCTCTGCGGTGGCCTACGCGCTGAAGGCCGGCGATCCCGACCCCGGCCCCGGCATTCCGGGCTGTGGGAAGTCGTCCGACCACGACAGCGAGCCCGCCGTCCCCTCCCGGGCTCGTGCCGCGTACGACCAGGCGCCCGGCCTCGCCCCGTGGGGGCTGCCCGTCGCGACGGGCGCGCCGGAGGCCGAGCCGCCG
Encoded here:
- the hrpA gene encoding ATP-dependent RNA helicase HrpA, producing the protein MSTSFADLQSQLAQLSLRDANRLGRRLEGARRIRKPEARQSVLDEIAAEADKAAERLAARAARLPALSYPEELPVSQKKDEILEAIRDHQVVIVAGETGSGKTTQIPKICMELGRGVRGMIGHTQPRRIAARTVAERVADELKTPLGETVGWKVRFTDQVNPESTYLKLMTDGILLAEIQTDRELLAYDTIIIDEAHERSLNIDFLLGYLARLLPKRPDLKVVITSATIDPERFARHFGEAPIVEVSGRTYPVEVRYRPLLEGADEDTEDSDRDQITAICDAVDELGHEAPGDVLVFLSGEREIRDTADALNKRNLRHTEVLPLYARLSHAEQHRVFQRHTGRRIVLATNVAETSLTVPGIKYVIDPGNARISRYSHRTKVQRLPIERISQASANQRKGRCGRTSDGICIRLYSEDDFVTRPEFTDPEILRTNLASVILQMTAAGLGDIEKFPFIDPPDHRNIRDGVQLLQELGALDPAEKDPKKRLTPLGRKLSQLPVDPRLARMVIEADRNGCAREVMVIAAALSIQDPRERPSEKQTQADQQHARFKDETSDFLAYLNLWRYVREQQKERGSSSFRRMCKQEYLNFLRIREWQDIYAQLRTVARQMGITVEEPKADEGVPEQAVHTSLLAGLLSHIGLKDTEKNEYLGARSAKFAIFPGSALFKKQPRFVMSAELVETSRLWARVNAKVEPEWIEPLAQHLLKRTYSEPHWEKDQAAVMAYERVTLYGVPIIAQRKVNFGRIDQEASRDLFIRNALVEGDWRTHHQFFHDNRKLLGEVEELEHRARRRDILVDDETLFDFYDQRIPEHIVSGAHFDSWWKHKKREEPDALDFERSMLINEKAGAVTKDDYPDSWRQGKLKFKVTYQFEPGADADGVTVHVPLQVLNQVTAEGFDWQIPGLREEVVTELIRSLPKPIRRHYVPAPNYAEKFLDRAVPLQEPLPVTLARELQRMVGVPVTADDFDLSRVPDHLKITFRIVDERRRKVAEDKDLEALKLQLRPKARQALSKAAAATAGPSGESIERSGLTDWTIGALDRVFETRRAGQPVKAYPALVDQGDTVAVRLFDTEAEQQQAMWRGTRRLIMLNIPVHPAKFASDRLTNQQKLALSRNPHGSVQALFEDCATAAADRLIAAHGGPAWDEKAFRTLYDKVRADLVDLTVRTIDQVQQILAAWQACERRLKSTNSLTLVANVTDVREQLARLVPSGFVTATGLRRLPDLMRYLVAADRRLQQMPTAVQRDTTRMAKVHEMQDEYAWLLEQLPQGRPVPQEVLDIRWMIEELRVSYFAHALGTAFPVSDKRIVKAIDAAAP